A window of Apium graveolens cultivar Ventura chromosome 8, ASM990537v1, whole genome shotgun sequence contains these coding sequences:
- the LOC141680036 gene encoding uncharacterized protein LOC141680036, which produces MKKTAVNNEPTGNKKRKTDQEYDAKDKYPRIGKSSDSSSSKKNQQPRFAEYARLNAPRSQILIEIEKDKDFKWPKPLRRDPEKRDKSRYCRFHKDVGHDTDDCRQLKDEIEYLIRRGKFGCFTKGEEARGQKRDNDRRDDDRRGNDRDRNPQPRGPVINMISGGPTAVGTTRNSQKAYAREVMSIVGEPSKHSKSEMTLEFGDPDLEGLKFPQDNPLVITLIIGNCHVMRVLVDNGAFVDILFHDIFIRMGYKDSQLTPSDAPIYGFNHVECIVEGAIQLPVTIAEEPREAT; this is translated from the coding sequence ATGAAGAAGACAGCTGTGAACAATGAACCTACTGGAAACAAGAAGAGGAAGACGGATCAGGAATACgatgctaaggacaagtatccacGAATTGGTAAGAGCTCTGACTCCTCCTCTTCTAAGAAAAATCAACAACCAAGGTTCGCTGAATATGCAAGGttgaatgctccaaggagccaaatccttATAGAAATTGAAAAGGACAAAGACTTCAAATGGCCGAAGCCACTAAGGAGAGACCCCGAGAAAAGAGACAAGAGTCGGTACTGCAGGTTTCATAAAGATGTCGGTCATGATACTGACGATTGTAGAcaactcaaggatgagattgagtatcTGATCCGCAGGGGAAAGTTTGGATgtttcaccaagggtgaagaggcCAGAGGCCAGAAGAGAGATAATGATCGAAGAGATGATGATCGAAGAGGTAACGACAGAGATCGCAACCCACAACCCCGAGGGCCGGTAATAAATATGATCTCAGGAGGACCTACTGCAGTTGGTACTACAAGAAACTCCCAAAAAGCTTATGCAAGAGAAGTGATGAGTATAGTTGGAGAGCCATCTAAGCATTCTAAGTCAGAGATGACACTTGAATTTGGTGACccagaccttgaaggtttgaaatttcctcaggATAATCCTCTAGTTATCACTCTGATAATTGGAAATTGTCATGTTATGAGGGTCCTAGTGGACAATGGAGCTTTTGTGGACATTCTGTTCCATGACATATTTATAAGGATGGGCTACAAAGATTCTCAGCTAACTCCGTCCGACGCACCCATCTACGGGTTTAACCATGTGGAATGCATAGTTGAAGGAGCAATACAACTTCCCGTAACCATCGCAGAAGAGCCCAGGGAGGCCACGTAG